Proteins encoded together in one bacterium window:
- the pseB gene encoding UDP-N-acetylglucosamine 4,6-dehydratase (inverting) translates to MKTARSLLVTGGTGSFGNAFIEMVLERYPNLERIVVFSRDEYKQFIMSNKPVFRGNKKLRFFIGDVRDKERLYRAFDGIDMVVHAAALKQVPSCEYNPFEAVKTNILGAQNVIDAAIDCHVKKVIALSTDKACAPINLYGATKLCSDKLFIAGNVYSGANQTRFAVVRYGNVAGSRGSVIPFFQHLIQLGAEELPITDERMTRFWLKLEDAVEMVLQAFEIMEGGELFVKKIPSMRVTDLAQAIAPAVSLRSVGIRPGEKIHEVMITSEDARHTYEYDDYYVIEPEFKMIGATKDVHPKARPVAPDFEYHSGNNNQWLTVDQMRTMIDSL, encoded by the coding sequence ATGAAAACGGCACGCTCATTGTTGGTTACTGGCGGGACAGGATCATTTGGTAATGCTTTTATTGAAATGGTGCTTGAACGATATCCAAACTTAGAACGCATCGTTGTGTTTTCTCGCGACGAATATAAACAATTTATTATGTCTAATAAGCCGGTGTTTCGTGGCAATAAAAAATTAAGATTTTTTATTGGTGATGTACGCGATAAAGAGCGCCTTTATCGTGCCTTTGATGGCATTGACATGGTTGTTCATGCTGCCGCCCTTAAGCAAGTGCCGTCGTGCGAATATAATCCTTTTGAGGCCGTTAAAACAAATATTCTTGGCGCTCAAAATGTTATTGATGCTGCTATCGATTGTCATGTTAAAAAAGTGATTGCCTTGAGTACTGACAAAGCCTGTGCGCCCATCAATTTGTATGGTGCAACCAAACTTTGTTCTGACAAATTATTTATTGCCGGTAACGTTTATAGCGGCGCTAACCAGACGCGTTTTGCAGTAGTTCGTTATGGCAATGTTGCGGGTAGCCGTGGTTCAGTGATTCCTTTTTTTCAGCATTTGATCCAGTTAGGCGCAGAAGAACTTCCTATTACTGATGAACGCATGACGCGGTTTTGGTTAAAGCTTGAAGATGCCGTTGAAATGGTGTTACAGGCGTTTGAAATTATGGAAGGCGGTGAGCTTTTTGTTAAAAAAATTCCTTCAATGAGAGTAACCGATTTGGCTCAAGCTATTGCGCCAGCAGTTTCATTGCGTAGTGTTGGTATCCGTCCTGGAGAAAAAATTCATGAGGTGATGATTACAAGCGAAGATGCGCGTCATACCTACGAATATGATGATTATTATGTTATAGAACCTGAATTTAAAATGATTGGTGCGACCAAAGATGTGCATCCAAAGGCTCGTCCTGTTGCTCCCGATTTTGAATATCATAGCGGCAACAATAATCAGTGGTTAACGGTTGATCAAATGCGTACCATGATTGATTCTTTGTAA
- a CDS encoding GDP-L-fucose synthase, whose product MLHSSKIYVAGHAGLVGSALLKALYSKGYHNIVTCSFYDLDLRSQSAVEQFFENEKPEYVFLAAAKVGGILANETYKAEFLYDNLMIATNVIHAAYCSGVKKLINLGSSCIYPKYAPQPLKEEYLLSGPLEPTNEPYAVAKIAAIKLCRYYHEQYGADFFSVMPTNLYGPGDNFNLETSHVVPALIRKFHLAKLLSMSKMAEVERDLLMYPVGFQVQAATWVDLLGHLGITQESVTLWGSGTPYREFLYVDDLAQALIFLMHNHSYQDVGELLNVGAGVDVRISDLALMIKKIVGFKGAIHWDATKADGTPRKLLDVRLINKLGWQARVSLDEGLMASYAAYKNPTNVVHDIAVNEFQIKREGKL is encoded by the coding sequence ATGCTGCATTCTTCAAAAATTTATGTTGCCGGGCATGCGGGTCTTGTTGGCTCTGCGTTACTCAAAGCGTTGTACAGCAAGGGTTATCATAATATTGTGACGTGCTCGTTTTACGATCTTGATTTGCGTAGCCAAAGTGCGGTTGAACAATTTTTTGAGAATGAAAAACCAGAATATGTTTTTTTGGCTGCTGCCAAAGTGGGTGGCATTCTTGCTAATGAAACGTACAAGGCAGAATTTTTGTACGACAATTTGATGATTGCGACCAATGTTATTCATGCTGCGTATTGTTCTGGGGTCAAAAAATTAATCAATCTTGGATCATCATGTATTTATCCAAAATACGCTCCGCAGCCACTTAAAGAAGAATATTTGTTGTCAGGACCGCTTGAGCCGACTAACGAGCCGTATGCTGTGGCAAAAATTGCTGCTATAAAATTGTGTCGTTATTATCATGAGCAATATGGCGCCGATTTTTTTTCGGTCATGCCGACTAATTTGTATGGACCCGGCGATAATTTTAATCTTGAAACATCGCACGTAGTGCCGGCTTTGATACGTAAATTTCATCTTGCCAAGTTGCTGAGCATGAGTAAAATGGCAGAGGTCGAGCGCGATCTTTTGATGTATCCAGTTGGTTTTCAAGTGCAAGCTGCAACGTGGGTAGATTTACTTGGCCATCTTGGCATTACGCAAGAAAGCGTAACGTTGTGGGGCAGTGGTACGCCGTACCGTGAATTTTTGTATGTTGATGATTTAGCGCAAGCACTTATTTTTTTAATGCACAATCATTCGTATCAAGATGTTGGAGAGCTTCTTAATGTTGGCGCAGGTGTTGATGTTAGAATTAGTGATTTGGCGCTGATGATAAAAAAAATTGTGGGATTTAAGGGGGCTATCCATTGGGACGCTACCAAAGCTGATGGGACACCGCGAAAGCTCCTTGATGTCAGACTGATTAATAAGCTTGGATGGCAGGCGCGCGTGAGCTTGGACGAGGGGCTCATGGCATCGTATGCTGCGTATAAAAATCCTACCAATGTAGTGCATGACATTGCAGTAAATGAATTTCAAATAAAGAGAGAAGGGAAGTTATGA
- the gmd gene encoding GDP-mannose 4,6-dehydratase has translation MKKALITGITGQDGSYLAEFLLSKGYQVHGIIRRASSFNTQRIDHIYQDPHEIQARLFLHYGDLSDAGVLTQLIYSIQPDEVYHLGAQSHVKVSFDMPEYTGNVTGLGTTRLLEALRRSGSTARFYQASSSEMFGSACPPQHETTSFAPQSPYAAAKVYAYWMTVNYRASYNMFACNGILFNHESPRRGETFVTRKITRAVANMLAGKQRALYLGNLDAKRDWGFAPEYVEMMWLMLQDGKPDDYVVGTGTSYSVKEFVEKAFTYAGLELEWRGQGVEQKGLVKSCTAAWARFFKTGDEVIQIDPRYFRPCEVDFLQADISKAQKNLGWQPRVSFDELINIMVDYDLKFADLVPVGAGITACKQKDFAYTTHNVSFQQHTVG, from the coding sequence ATGAAGAAAGCATTAATTACCGGAATTACCGGGCAAGATGGTTCGTACCTGGCCGAATTTTTACTTTCAAAAGGGTATCAAGTTCACGGTATCATTCGCCGTGCTTCAAGTTTTAACACGCAGCGCATTGACCACATTTATCAAGATCCGCATGAAATTCAAGCACGTTTGTTTTTGCATTATGGTGATTTAAGTGATGCTGGTGTTTTGACGCAACTGATTTATTCGATTCAGCCTGATGAGGTGTATCATTTGGGAGCTCAGTCGCATGTTAAAGTTTCATTCGATATGCCCGAGTACACTGGCAATGTGACCGGCCTTGGGACCACGCGTCTTTTGGAAGCATTGCGTCGCAGTGGGAGCACCGCACGTTTTTATCAAGCGTCATCATCAGAAATGTTTGGATCAGCTTGCCCGCCCCAGCACGAAACAACTTCCTTTGCGCCACAAAGTCCTTACGCAGCGGCAAAAGTTTATGCCTACTGGATGACCGTTAACTATCGCGCTTCGTACAACATGTTTGCGTGCAATGGTATTTTATTTAATCACGAAAGCCCGCGTCGTGGCGAAACATTTGTAACACGCAAAATTACCAGGGCCGTTGCCAACATGCTTGCTGGCAAACAGCGCGCGTTGTATTTGGGAAATCTTGATGCAAAACGCGATTGGGGTTTTGCGCCAGAATATGTTGAAATGATGTGGCTTATGTTGCAAGACGGTAAACCCGATGATTATGTGGTGGGCACGGGCACCAGTTATTCAGTCAAAGAATTTGTAGAAAAAGCGTTTACGTATGCTGGTCTTGAGCTTGAGTGGCGTGGGCAAGGTGTGGAACAAAAAGGATTAGTAAAAAGTTGCACAGCCGCCTGGGCGCGCTTTTTTAAAACGGGTGATGAAGTGATTCAAATCGACCCGCGTTATTTTAGGCCGTGCGAAGTAGACTTTTTACAGGCAGATATTAGTAAAGCGCAAAAAAATTTAGGCTGGCAGCCGCGCGTTTCTTTTGATGAATTGATCAATATTATGGTTGACTATGATTTAAAATTTGCTGATCTTGTGCCGGTTGGCGCTGGTATTACCGCGTGTAAACAAAAAGATTTTGCGTACACAACGCATAATGTTTCATTTCAACAACATACGGTTGGGTAG